Below is a genomic region from Actinomadura sp. NAK00032.
GATCCGGTCGGCCGCCATGGCCTGGGTGAGCCGGTGCGCGACGAACAGCGTCGTGCGTCCCCGGCACGCGTCGAGGACGGCCCGCTCCAGCGCGGCGGCGCCCTGGCTGCCCGCCTCCGCGGTCGACTCGTCCAGCACCACGACCGGCGACCGGTTCAGCACCAGCCGGGCCAGCGCGAGCTGGGAGGCGCGGGTGGCGTCGAGGCGCTCGCCGCCCTCACCGACCGGGGTGTCCAGGCCGTCCGGCAGGGCGTCGACCCAGCCGTCCGCGCCGACCGTGCGCAGGGCGTCCCGCAGTTCGTCGCCGGACGCGTCCGGCGCGGCCAGCCGCAGGTCGTCGGCGAGCGGGCCGGAGAAGACGTGCGTCTCCTGCGTCAGGATGCTCACCAGGGCCCGCGCGCCCGCCTCGTCCAGGTCGGCGAGGTCGAACGGGCCGATGCGCACCGACCCGGCCTGCGGGGTCCCGATGCCCGCGATCAGCGCGGCCAGGGTGGACTTGCCCGCGCCCGTCGCGCCGACCAGCGCGAGCGAGCCGCCCGCCGGGATCGCCAGGTCGACGTCCCGCAGGACGGGCTCCTCGGAACCGGGATAGGTGAACGTCAGCCCTTCGACCGTGACCGGGTGGGACGCGGCGTCCGGCGCGGCGGGCGTGCCGCCCACCAGGCGCTCCTCGGCCGGCTCTCCCAGCACGCCGACGAGCCGGGTCAGGCTCGCGCCCGACTTCTGGGCCTCGTCGAAGGTGAACATGATGGAGCCCAGCGGGTTGAACAGGCGGTGGAACAGCAGCGGGGCCGCCGCGACCTCGCCCAGGCTGGCGGCGTCCGCCTCCAGCAGGGCGTACCCGACCGTGATGATGAGAGTGAGGCCGATGAACTCGGCGCGGTTCTCCCGGCCGACGAAGCGGCCGAAGAGGTGGAACACCTCGATGCCGAGGTCGCGCACCCGCCACGATTCGCGGGTCACCTTGGCGCGGAACGCGTCCTCCAGCCGGTACGCGCGGACGGTGCCGATCCCGTCCAGCCCGCTGATCAGCTCCTGCGCCCGGTCGGCCTGCGCCGCGCGCTGCCGCTGGTAGAGCGGCGCCGACCTCGGCAGGTACCAGCGCAGGGCGAGCGCGTAGGCGGGCAGCGCGCCCGCGCCCGCCAGGCCGAGCCGCCAGTCGAGGCCGAACATGCCGGCGGTGGCGATCGCGACCAGCACGCCGGCGGAGAAGACCGTGGGGACGGCCGTCCGGATGCCCTTGGACAGGACGGCGACGTCGTCGCCGACGCGGGAGAGCACGTCCCCCCGGCCGACCTGCTCGATCCGCGCGCTCGGCATGCCGAGCACCGACCGGACGGCGCCCTCCCGCAGCCGCGCGAGCAGTTGCGCGCCGAGCCGCCCGATCAGGTACGTCGACGCGGCGGTGGCCGCGGCGCCGAGCGGCGCGGCGGCCAGCAGCAGGGCCCCGATCGTGATCAGGATGGCGGGCGAGCCGCCCCCGGTCACCCCGTCGACCACCCGGCCGAGCAGGAGCACCGGCAGTACCTGGAGCGCCGCGCCCGCCACCGTGGCGAGCACCGCGGTGCCCGTCAGCCACGGCGTCTCGCGGCAGTGCGCCGCGACCCAGCGGGACGCCTCGCGCCCGGACGCCGTGCGCAGGGCGGCCGGGGCGAGGCGCGGGGCGGCGGTGGTCACTCCTGCTGGCCGACCGACTTGACGATCTCGTCGATCGCGTACGGCAGCGACAGCAGGGTGCCCTGCGACACGGCCGCGCCGACCGCCGGGCCCTCGCTGTCCAGCAGGTAGGAGACCTTGCCCTCCTTGACCGCGGGCAGGTTGGTGAACAGCTCGAACTTCTTCAGCGCCTCCTGGTCGGCCTTGTCGTTGATGACGAAGATGCGGTCGACGTCGATGAGGTCGATGCGCTCAGGCGACAGCACGGTGAAGAACTTGCCGCCGGCGATCTTGTCGATCTCCGTGGCGCCCTTGAAGCCGATGCCGGACACGATCCGGCCGCGCACGTCGGTGGTGGTGAACGGCGCCACGGAGTTCTTGTACCAGGACAGGACGACGGCGGTCTGGCCGGCGAACTCGGGGTGCGCCTTGCGGGCGGCGTCGAGCTTGCCCTGGATGTCGGCGACCATCTTCTTGCCCTCGGCCTCCTTGCCCAGGGCCTTGGCGATGTGCACCGCGTTGTCCTGCCACGGCGCGCTGAAGGGCTCCTTCTCGGCCTTGGTCCGGGCGACGGTCGGGGCGAGCTTGGAGAGCTTGTCGTAGGCGGCCTTGTCGATCTCGGAGTAGACCGCGATGATCAGGTCCGGCCGGAGCGCGGCGATCTTCTCGAAGTTCGGGCCGGAGTCGCCGTTGCTCATCACGACCTCGGGACGGGCGTCGCCCCACTTGTCCTTCACCCAGGGCCACTGGGTGTTGATGTCCGGGGTGGTGCCGGGCGGGTTCGGGTACTGGTCGACCATGCCGACCGGCTTGATGCCGAGCGCCAGCACGGCCTGGTCGTCGGTGTAGCCGACGGTGACGACCCGCTCCGGCGCCTTGGTGATCTCCGTCGAGCCGAACGCGTGCTCCACGGTGACCGGGAACACGCCGCCGGCACCGCCCTTGGCGCCGCCGTCCGACGCGTCGTCGGAGCTGGAGCCGCAGCCCGCGAGGAGTCCGGCGCTCAGGATCGCGGCGGACAGTACCGCCGCCCACCGCCGCAAGGATCTCGTCAGTGTCGTGGTGGGGAGGGGCATGCGACATCCTCGCTTTTTGTGCTGTCCGCTATGGCCCGATAAGGGCGGCCTTACCCTAGCACGATCAAATAAGGTTAGGCTAACCTAATCAGAGAGTCCGGGCCGGGCGTCCGGCAGGGCGTCCGGCAGGGCGTCCAGGACGACGTGGTTGCGGCCGATCGGCACGATGAGCGGCCGGTCCCCCACCGGGTCGTCGATCACCTCGGCGCGCAGCCCGAACGCCTCGTGCAGCAGCTCGGCGGTGATCACGTCGCGCGGGTGCCCCTGCGCGAGGATCGACCCGTCCCGCATCACCACGAGGTTGTCGCTGTAGCGCACGGCCAGGTTGAGGTCGTGCAGCACCATGACGACGGTGCGCCCCGCCTCGTGCAGGTCGTCCACCAGGTCGAGGACCTCGATCGCGTACGCCAGGTCGAGGTAGGTGGTCGGCTCGTCCAGCAGCAGCAGGTCGGTGCCCTGGGCGAGGATCATCGAGATCCAGACGCGCTGCCGCTGCCCGCCGGACAGCGCGTCCACCGGACGGTCCGCCAGGTCGGACACCCCGGTCATGGCCAGCGCGCGCTCCACCACGTCGGCGTCGTCGGACGACCACTGCCGCAGCCAGCCCTGGTGCGGGTGCCTTCCCCGCGCGACCAGGTCGGACACCGTCAGCCCCTCCGGTGCGACCGGCCCCTGCGGCAGCAGGCCGAGCTTCTTCGCCACGTCCTTCGTCCTCAGCTTGCCGATGTCGGCGCCGTCCAGCACGACCGAGCCCGCGGCCGGCCGGAGCAGCCGCGACAGGGTGCGCAGCAGCGTCGACTTCCCGCAGCCGTTGGGGCCGATGATCGTGGTGATCACGCCGGTGGGGATCTCCACGTCGAGCCCGTCGATGACCGTCCGGCCGCCGTACCCGACCGCCACCCCCCGGGCCGCGAGTCTCGCGGCCGGTTCACGATTCCCGCTCCGCACTGTCATGCCACCCGCCTCAGGTTCGCTCGCACCAGCAGATAGACGAGGAAGGGCCCGCCGATCGCGGCGGTGACCACGCCGACCGGGAGGGACACCGGCAGCGCCGTCCGCGCCACCAGGTCCGAGCCGATCAGCAGCAGCGCGCCCACCAGGCCGGAGGCGGCCAGCGGCGGCGTCGCGCACCGCGCCAGCCGCATCGCCGCCTGCGGCGCCACCAGCGCGACGAACGGGACCGGGCCCGCCGCGCTCACCGCCACCCCCGCCAGCAGCACCGCGCACAGCAGCATGACCGCCCGCACCAGCGAGTACCGGACGCCGAGGCCCGCCGCGACGTCGTCGCCGAAGTGCATCGGCCGGAACTGGAACGCCACGGCGGCCACGACGACCGCGAGGACGAGCGTGCCGACGAGCGCCACCCTGACCTCGTCCCACCCGCGGCCGTCCAGCGAGCCGATCAGCCACGCCTGCGCGCGTGCCACGTCGGTGATGTCGGCGGTGACCAGGAGCCATGTCGTGACCGCCTGCATGAGGGCGCTCACCGAGATGCCGATGAGGACGAGCCGGAAGCCGTCGATCCCGCGCCGCCACGCCAGCAGGTACACCAGCAGGCCGGTGCCGAGGCCGCCCGCGAGCGCCGCCGCGGGCAGACCCACCGAGCCGGCGATCGCCGCGGTGGTGCCGCCCGACACCGTCAGCAGCAGCACGGCGACCGCGCCGGCGCCCTGGGTGATGCCGAGGACGTCGGGGCTGGCCAGCGGGTTGCGCGCGATGGACTGCGTGATCGCCCCGGAGACGCCGAGCGCGATCCCCACGACGAGGCCGGCCAGCGCGCGGGGCAGCCGCAGATCCATGATCACGAAGCGGTCGTACCGCTCGCCGCCGCCGAAGATCGTGCCGATCACCCGGGGCAGCGCGATCGGGAAGTCGCCCGCGCCGACCGACAGGCAGAGGACAAGGAACGTTCCCGCCGCCAGCAGCGCCGTCACGAGGAGGGGCCAGGGGCGCCACACGAACGACATCCGGCCGAGCCGCACGCCGGGCGCCACCGGCCGCTTGACGTCCGTCCCGGTCATGCGCTCTTCAGCTTTCCGCGCCACACCAGCGCCGCGAAGAACGGGGCGCCGACCAGGGAGACGACGATGCCCGCGTCCAGCTCGCCGGGCCGGACGACCACGCGTCCGACGATGTCGCAGACCAGCAGGACGACGGCGCCAAGCAGCCCCGCGCAGGGCACCAGCCATCGGTAGTCCGGCCCGGTCAGATGGCGCGCCACGTGGGCCACCATCAGCCCGATGAACGCGATGGGGCCGCACGCGGCCGTCGCCGCGCCCGCCAGCAGGGTGATGGCGACGATGCCGACCGTCCGGCTCACCGCCGTGTTCACTCCCATCGCCCGCGCCACGTCGTCGCCCAGGTTGAGCAGGTTGACGGCGGGGAGCGTGGCCAGCGCCAGCACCAGGCCGACCGCGATGAACGCCGTCACCGGCCAGATCACGCGGAACCCGACACCCGCGACGGTGCCCGCGTTCCAGAACCGCAGCGCGTTGAGCGACTGCTGGTCCGACAGGGCGATCGCCGTGGTCATCGCGGCCAGGAAGACCGTGACGCCCTGCCCGGCCAGGGCGAGCGTCAGCGGGTTGCCGGCCCCGCGCCCGATGCTCGCCAGCCCGAACACCACGGCCCCGGCGGCCGCCGCGCCCAGGAAGCCGAACCACACGTACTGGAACGGGCTGGCGAGCCCGAACAGCGAGATCGCCGACACCACGGCGAAGGAGGCACCGGAGTTCACGCCCAGCAGTCCGGTGTCGGCGATCGGGTTGCGGGTGGCGCCCTGGATCAGCGCCCCCGCGACCCCGAGCGCCGCGCCCGCCACGATCGCGAGCACCGTCCGGGGCACCCGCACGGTCTGCACGATGAGCCTGATCTCGGTGAGCCGCTGGTCGGAGGAGCCGGGGGAGGCGAGCAGGCCGTCCCAGACCTCGCCGGGGCTCAGCGCCCGCGCGCCGACGGCCAGCGACCCCACCGCGGCGGCCGCGAGCAGCACGGCGAGCGCGGCCAGCCCCGCGATCCGCCGCCGGCGCGCGATGGCGGCCCCGGACGCGCGGCCGGACGCGGGCCGCCGCTCCATGACCGCGCTCATCCGCGCAGGCCGAGTCCGGCTAGCACCACTTTCCTCCGAAATCAGAACCGATTAAGGAGAGCCTAACCTAAACGGGATCATGGACTCCGGTCCGGGCGGCGGCGATCTGCGTCACCCCCACGGCCTCGGGAAGTCGTCACCGTCCAGCCGGGCGCCCTCAGTCAGCCCCAGGTGGTCGGTCACGGGGTGCGGGGCGCCGCTGAAGACGGTCTTGTCGTCCATGTAGATGACGACGTGCGCGAGCCTCGCCAGATCGGTCGTGTTGGGCAGGGCCATATGGCCGGTGTAGCCGCTGTGGAAGGTGCAGTCCCCGGCCCGGAGAGGGATGGTCACGCGCGGGATCCATCGCAGTTCCGGGTCCGCCTCGAACAGGTCTCCCTCCTCGTGGAGGTCCTGGGCGCGCAGGCCGCTGCGGGTCTGGGTGCCGGGCAGGAACGTCATGCAGCCGCGCTCGGGCGGGACGTCCACCAGCGCGATCCACGCCGAGAGCGGGAGCCGGTCATCGGTGTGCGGCCAGTACGGCCGGTCCTGGTGGAACTCGGTGGCGGTGTTGCTGTGCGGCTCCTTCACCAGCATCTGGTCATGCCACAGCCGCAGCGGGAACCCGGCGAGCTGCTCGGCGACCCGGCCGAGCCGCCGGTCGAACGTGAGGTCCCGCATGGTCTCGTCGCGCCGCCACACGTTGACGAGCTGGCTGAAG
It encodes:
- a CDS encoding ABC transporter ATP-binding protein, with the translated sequence MTVRSGNREPAARLAARGVAVGYGGRTVIDGLDVEIPTGVITTIIGPNGCGKSTLLRTLSRLLRPAAGSVVLDGADIGKLRTKDVAKKLGLLPQGPVAPEGLTVSDLVARGRHPHQGWLRQWSSDDADVVERALAMTGVSDLADRPVDALSGGQRQRVWISMILAQGTDLLLLDEPTTYLDLAYAIEVLDLVDDLHEAGRTVVMVLHDLNLAVRYSDNLVVMRDGSILAQGHPRDVITAELLHEAFGLRAEVIDDPVGDRPLIVPIGRNHVVLDALPDALPDARPGLSD
- a CDS encoding ABC transporter ATP-binding protein, with the protein product MTTAAPRLAPAALRTASGREASRWVAAHCRETPWLTGTAVLATVAGAALQVLPVLLLGRVVDGVTGGGSPAILITIGALLLAAAPLGAAATAASTYLIGRLGAQLLARLREGAVRSVLGMPSARIEQVGRGDVLSRVGDDVAVLSKGIRTAVPTVFSAGVLVAIATAGMFGLDWRLGLAGAGALPAYALALRWYLPRSAPLYQRQRAAQADRAQELISGLDGIGTVRAYRLEDAFRAKVTRESWRVRDLGIEVFHLFGRFVGRENRAEFIGLTLIITVGYALLEADAASLGEVAAAPLLFHRLFNPLGSIMFTFDEAQKSGASLTRLVGVLGEPAEERLVGGTPAAPDAASHPVTVEGLTFTYPGSEEPVLRDVDLAIPAGGSLALVGATGAGKSTLAALIAGIGTPQAGSVRIGPFDLADLDEAGARALVSILTQETHVFSGPLADDLRLAAPDASGDELRDALRTVGADGWVDALPDGLDTPVGEGGERLDATRASQLALARLVLNRSPVVVLDESTAEAGSQGAAALERAVLDACRGRTTLFVAHRLTQAMAADRIAVLDAGRVVEQGTHDELVALGGRYARLWRAWRAGG
- a CDS encoding iron-siderophore ABC transporter substrate-binding protein, coding for MPLPTTTLTRSLRRWAAVLSAAILSAGLLAGCGSSSDDASDGGAKGGAGGVFPVTVEHAFGSTEITKAPERVVTVGYTDDQAVLALGIKPVGMVDQYPNPPGTTPDINTQWPWVKDKWGDARPEVVMSNGDSGPNFEKIAALRPDLIIAVYSEIDKAAYDKLSKLAPTVARTKAEKEPFSAPWQDNAVHIAKALGKEAEGKKMVADIQGKLDAARKAHPEFAGQTAVVLSWYKNSVAPFTTTDVRGRIVSGIGFKGATEIDKIAGGKFFTVLSPERIDLIDVDRIFVINDKADQEALKKFELFTNLPAVKEGKVSYLLDSEGPAVGAAVSQGTLLSLPYAIDEIVKSVGQQE
- a CDS encoding phytanoyl-CoA dioxygenase family protein — encoded protein: MSEQTDIGPDGRLSDDLVSSYRENGFVRVRGMLGRERVERFRAGAEAFLDTHRGESLEKGGAFSQLVNVWRRDETMRDLTFDRRLGRVAEQLAGFPLRLWHDQMLVKEPHSNTATEFHQDRPYWPHTDDRLPLSAWIALVDVPPERGCMTFLPGTQTRSGLRAQDLHEEGDLFEADPELRWIPRVTIPLRAGDCTFHSGYTGHMALPNTTDLARLAHVVIYMDDKTVFSGAPHPVTDHLGLTEGARLDGDDFPRPWG
- a CDS encoding iron ABC transporter permease codes for the protein MSAVMERRPASGRASGAAIARRRRIAGLAALAVLLAAAAVGSLAVGARALSPGEVWDGLLASPGSSDQRLTEIRLIVQTVRVPRTVLAIVAGAALGVAGALIQGATRNPIADTGLLGVNSGASFAVVSAISLFGLASPFQYVWFGFLGAAAAGAVVFGLASIGRGAGNPLTLALAGQGVTVFLAAMTTAIALSDQQSLNALRFWNAGTVAGVGFRVIWPVTAFIAVGLVLALATLPAVNLLNLGDDVARAMGVNTAVSRTVGIVAITLLAGAATAACGPIAFIGLMVAHVARHLTGPDYRWLVPCAGLLGAVVLLVCDIVGRVVVRPGELDAGIVVSLVGAPFFAALVWRGKLKSA
- a CDS encoding iron chelate uptake ABC transporter family permease subunit; amino-acid sequence: MTGTDVKRPVAPGVRLGRMSFVWRPWPLLVTALLAAGTFLVLCLSVGAGDFPIALPRVIGTIFGGGERYDRFVIMDLRLPRALAGLVVGIALGVSGAITQSIARNPLASPDVLGITQGAGAVAVLLLTVSGGTTAAIAGSVGLPAAALAGGLGTGLLVYLLAWRRGIDGFRLVLIGISVSALMQAVTTWLLVTADITDVARAQAWLIGSLDGRGWDEVRVALVGTLVLAVVVAAVAFQFRPMHFGDDVAAGLGVRYSLVRAVMLLCAVLLAGVAVSAAGPVPFVALVAPQAAMRLARCATPPLAASGLVGALLLIGSDLVARTALPVSLPVGVVTAAIGGPFLVYLLVRANLRRVA